The nucleotide sequence TCCTGTCAGGGCCTCCTGAGTTTCTCTTTCCATACCCCCATCTCCATGGCAGGCGGCTTCCCTATCCGGTGAGAAATGCCTGGTCCGCATCCTCCCTTCGGGAAAGTTGGAAATGTTCTTATATTTTCCTGACAGCAGGCCCTGCTGAAAAGGTGAGTAGACCCAGACTTTCATTCCCTGCTCTTTAGAAGAGGGTGCTATTTTATCCTCAATAACGCGCCAGAAGAGATTGTAGGGAAGCTGGTTGCTTTTTATGGGGTAGTTTTCTGTCTCCTTCAGATCATATGTTCCGAAATTACAGACTCCAATATCAAGAATCTTCCCCTGATTCTTTAAGTTTATAAAACAGTCCAGAGCTTTGGCTGTGTCTTCTGTGGCTGCAGGCCAATGAATCTGCATCAGATCAATGGCCTCCCGCTTCAAATTATGAAGGCTCTGCTCAACTGCCAGGGTTATCTCTTTTGTCGTTTTTCCATCCACTTTTATCTTGGTAGCGACTGCTGCCAGACTTCTGTCCTGAAGGGCCTTTCCAAGAATCTGTTCACTTCGGCCTCCACCGTAGTTTGGAGAAGTATCAAAGAGGGTTATTCCTTCATCCATGGCTGCATGAATTACTCTGATGGATTCTTTATCATCACTGTCTGACCAAATTTTATCTCCTGCAAAGGTCCATGTCCCCAGGGCAAGAGGTGGAAAAAAAAGTGAATCTTTTTTATGTTTCATATTTATTTTTCCTATCCTTTATATTTTGTAATATTATACGAAAAAAGGGCAGACCCTGAACGGCCTGCCCTATGTTTTTTTATGATCAGTATTTTTAAAGAATATTTCCTGAACTGATAGCAGTCATATCCTGAATAATGGTGTCGTAATCAACCTTCTCGCCCAATACTTTTTCTCTTGCTTCGATTCTCTCTCTGTGAAAGTCTCTTATTTCTTTACTGAAGGGCAGCTGGCCCATATCGTAATAGCGGGCGGCTCCTGTGTCGTCTTTAACACCTAGAACTTCTCCCTTCACCAATTGTGATGTAGAGTAGGGCTGGTCCAGTATTCCTGATGCTATGGCATCAACAGTACCTTTAACAATGTCACCCTTTCCAAGTTCCATAACCTTATTCATAAGGCAGTCCACCTCAAGTTCCATGAAATGTTTCTCATTCAGAACAGCCTTATTCTGAGTAACATCAAAGCCCTGAGGCTGAATCATATTCAGAAACATACGGGCATTACGGAAGCTGTGGGCCGAACCTTCTTTTGTGGGGATATGGAGGGCTTCATCAATGGTTCTTGATCCGCTGACCTGCACACCTCCCAGGGCACCAATCATTGTAAAGTGGGAGATCAGGGCATAAACCTGGTCAGTATCAACCGGGAAGCGGCCTGTAGGACTGACACTGTAGGTTATAGTTTCTACATCATCAAATCCAAGTTTTTTAAGGTAAAAGTCCGTTTTTTCTTTCAGAACCTGAATATAGGCAAGATCCTGAGCTACATGTCCCTGAAGCCAGTTGTTCAGCTGAACGTGTTTTACACCCTGTGCTGCGGCTATCAGAACTTCTATAATTTCAGGAACTATCATAAGTGAGGGAGGGCTGACAGAAGGCATGGCACCGCTTACAGCATATAGGATAGGAACACCCTGTTCTTCGTAGTATCCCATGAGTCTGTTCACATACTGAAAATTGTGAATTACCTCTTCAGGCGGCACATTTTTTGTATAATTCCAGAAGGAGATCAGAGGTCCGCCGGAGTATCCTGTATGTCCTCCAGCCAGACCAATCTCATGTGTCAGACGGGCATCGGGTGTCGGGCCGAACAGCATTGAAGGCAGATCAACCGCATTCATAACCTCTCTGGTTTTCTGTACTCCATGAACAACAAAGGGAAAGCCGTTCAGAACCGGGCGTCCTGCAGCTTCAGCTTTCATTAATCCCTGGCTTGCCATTTCAAATCGGCAGTTTCTGGTAAGGCTGTCTATGTAGGAGGTAAGAATATCTACTTGACCTTCGTTCTGAAGATATAATAGAAGACTTTTATGATTTTCTACTGTATCAGAACCCAGTGAAGGGCAGAGCAGTGTCTTCTTTTCTTTTCTGGCTTTTAGAGTTTTCAGGGCCGCATTCTTGGAGTCGGGTAGACTTTTATGGTACGCAACCGCGTCATCAAGATCTACATCTTCTCCGGTCGGCCATTGTGCCAGAACTTCTTCTCTCTGTTTCTGAAAGAATTCATCAGACCATTTTTTATTTGAGATTTCCAAAATTCTGTTCTCCTGTTTCGCTATAGGTGTCAGGCGGATGTTTTATTCTGCTCTGAGCAAAGATCTGAATTCAGTTCTGCCAGAACATTTTTGGGTGGATTGAAAGGGGCTGCAACGGCTGTAAATCCCAGGTCAATAAACCTTTTTTCTGTAGCCGCCCATTCTTCGGCATGAATAACAAGCTGCCCACCGATATAGAGTTTTATATCCTTAAGATCGGCTTTGTCGCATTTTTCTCTGAAGCCCTGTACCAGCATTTCTGCATGGCCTGCCAAGGATGATATGAGCACGGCGTCCGCTTTTACCTCAATGGCTTTATTTATAAAGTCTTCCTGGGAATTATGAATTCCCAGGGAATGAACAGCATAGCCGTCTTTCCGCAGGGCATGTTCCAGAATCCGGATACCTGTCACATGGACATCCTCACCAATCACTCCGGTAACTAATACTGCTTTATATTCGCTGTTCATATCACTCTCCGTTTATTCCTGTGTATAGAGACTGGCAAAGGTGCCGGCATCTCCGGTAAAGAAATCAAGACTCTTTATCTGAAGGGAGCCATCTTCATTCTCTATAAGGGTATAATAGCCGATTCCATCCAGATTAACCAATTCCTTGT is from Oceanispirochaeta sp. M1 and encodes:
- a CDS encoding methylaspartate mutase subunit E, whose product is MEISNKKWSDEFFQKQREEVLAQWPTGEDVDLDDAVAYHKSLPDSKNAALKTLKARKEKKTLLCPSLGSDTVENHKSLLLYLQNEGQVDILTSYIDSLTRNCRFEMASQGLMKAEAAGRPVLNGFPFVVHGVQKTREVMNAVDLPSMLFGPTPDARLTHEIGLAGGHTGYSGGPLISFWNYTKNVPPEEVIHNFQYVNRLMGYYEEQGVPILYAVSGAMPSVSPPSLMIVPEIIEVLIAAAQGVKHVQLNNWLQGHVAQDLAYIQVLKEKTDFYLKKLGFDDVETITYSVSPTGRFPVDTDQVYALISHFTMIGALGGVQVSGSRTIDEALHIPTKEGSAHSFRNARMFLNMIQPQGFDVTQNKAVLNEKHFMELEVDCLMNKVMELGKGDIVKGTVDAIASGILDQPYSTSQLVKGEVLGVKDDTGAARYYDMGQLPFSKEIRDFHRERIEAREKVLGEKVDYDTIIQDMTAISSGNIL
- the glmS gene encoding methylaspartate mutase subunit S, whose product is MNSEYKAVLVTGVIGEDVHVTGIRILEHALRKDGYAVHSLGIHNSQEDFINKAIEVKADAVLISSLAGHAEMLVQGFREKCDKADLKDIKLYIGGQLVIHAEEWAATEKRFIDLGFTAVAAPFNPPKNVLAELNSDLCSEQNKTSA
- a CDS encoding aldo/keto reductase, with the protein product MKHKKDSLFFPPLALGTWTFAGDKIWSDSDDKESIRVIHAAMDEGITLFDTSPNYGGGRSEQILGKALQDRSLAAVATKIKVDGKTTKEITLAVEQSLHNLKREAIDLMQIHWPAATEDTAKALDCFINLKNQGKILDIGVCNFGTYDLKETENYPIKSNQLPYNLFWRVIEDKIAPSSKEQGMKVWVYSPFQQGLLSGKYKNISNFPEGRMRTRHFSPDREAACHGDGGMERETQEALTGFLNIAEEVNISPLELGLRYISSRSFVDTILVGARTVEQLKEIRKSLKGSLDNDVINSLNRCSEKLLAAAKGNPDMYQKISRIRYK